One segment of Curtobacterium poinsettiae DNA contains the following:
- a CDS encoding class E sortase — MTAHDTLPSRRSARDDEAGSRSRRSPRRRQTVGGAIVSLIAELLIIAGAGTGLYVVWTAWWTDVVAVNEQTKLVQGLDQVKTPKVEGTEHRGTAPVLDEPPGLSDVFGTMQIPRFGKDYNRPIGEGTDREQVLNTIGLGHYQDTAMPGAPGNFAVAGHRVTYGKPLNQIAELQKGDSVVVRVTDAKTKFDVWYVYKVTDSQIVTPDKIETIAPVPNEPGVEPTPQDRWLTLTACHPMWSAAERFVTHAKLDYWMPASEGTPKELSETAK; from the coding sequence GTGACCGCACACGACACCCTCCCGTCGCGCCGCAGCGCACGGGACGACGAAGCCGGTTCGCGGTCCCGGCGTTCCCCGCGCAGACGGCAGACGGTCGGCGGCGCGATCGTGTCGCTCATCGCCGAGTTGCTCATCATCGCGGGCGCCGGCACCGGCCTGTACGTCGTGTGGACGGCGTGGTGGACCGACGTCGTCGCCGTGAACGAGCAGACGAAGCTCGTGCAGGGCCTCGACCAGGTCAAGACGCCGAAGGTCGAGGGCACCGAGCACCGTGGCACCGCACCCGTGCTGGACGAACCGCCGGGGTTGTCGGACGTGTTCGGCACGATGCAGATCCCCCGGTTCGGCAAGGACTACAACCGGCCGATCGGCGAGGGCACGGATCGTGAGCAGGTCCTCAACACCATCGGGCTCGGCCACTACCAGGACACCGCGATGCCCGGAGCACCCGGCAACTTCGCCGTGGCCGGACACCGCGTCACCTACGGCAAGCCGCTCAACCAGATCGCTGAGCTGCAGAAGGGCGACTCGGTCGTGGTCCGGGTCACCGACGCCAAGACGAAGTTCGACGTCTGGTACGTCTACAAGGTCACCGACAGCCAGATCGTCACGCCCGACAAGATCGAGACGATCGCGCCGGTGCCGAACGAGCCGGGCGTGGAACCGACCCCCCAGGACCGCTGGCTCACGCTGACCGCCTGTCACCCGATGTGGTCCGCGGCGGAGCGGTTCGTGACGCACGCGAAGCTCGACTACTGGATGCCCGCGTCCGAGGGCACCCCGAAGGAACTCTCGGAGACCGCCAAGTGA
- a CDS encoding GNAT family acetyltransferase — protein MEYRIRPFRTEDTDAVVALWESCDLVRPWNDPRRDIARKLTVQPELFLVAEPDGSDTAEVVAAGMAGFDGHRGWVNYLAVRPDLQGSGLGRTLMAEFERLLTDLGCPKLNLQVRTGNEQVLGFYAALGYTDDRTVSLGKRLIPDA, from the coding sequence ATGGAGTACCGGATCCGCCCGTTCCGCACCGAGGACACCGACGCGGTCGTCGCCCTGTGGGAATCGTGCGACCTCGTCCGACCCTGGAACGACCCCCGGCGTGACATCGCCCGCAAGCTGACGGTCCAGCCCGAGCTCTTCCTGGTCGCGGAGCCGGACGGTTCCGACACCGCCGAAGTGGTCGCCGCGGGCATGGCAGGCTTCGACGGGCACCGCGGCTGGGTGAACTACCTCGCCGTGCGCCCGGACCTGCAGGGCTCCGGCCTCGGTCGCACCCTGATGGCCGAGTTCGAGCGGCTGCTCACCGACCTCGGCTGCCCGAAGCTCAACCTCCAGGTGCGGACGGGCAACGAGCAGGTGCTCGGGTTCTACGCGGCCCTCGGCTACACCGACGACCGCACGGTCTCGCTCGGCAAGCGCCTCATCCCCGACGCCTGA
- a CDS encoding DMT family transporter: MAGRGWGAVAGLSGGVGVLLLYAALAIGPMSVLSPVTAVFAAVVPVLVAVLRGTVLSPVATGALGVAVVAVVLVAVVRDASGTRLTARGIVAAAVAGCGFGGIVLAYDMTPSDSGVAPLVVARVLQAVLLGAATIVVVLRTGGPVSAPTSARPDGAAAVLEPRSRRAWGPRLLVTVAVCGVFDAMANVFIQAGLHSSDDPATLPVVSVLNALYPIGTVVLAGVVLRERLTAQQWIGIVLAFVASVALALA; the protein is encoded by the coding sequence GTGGCCGGCCGCGGCTGGGGCGCGGTCGCCGGGCTCTCCGGCGGTGTCGGGGTGCTGCTGCTCTACGCGGCACTCGCGATCGGACCGATGAGCGTGCTCTCCCCCGTCACCGCCGTGTTCGCGGCCGTCGTGCCGGTGCTCGTCGCGGTGCTCCGCGGCACGGTGCTGTCGCCCGTGGCCACCGGCGCGCTCGGGGTCGCCGTCGTCGCGGTGGTCCTGGTCGCGGTGGTCCGGGACGCCTCGGGCACACGGCTCACCGCGCGGGGCATCGTCGCCGCCGCCGTCGCCGGGTGCGGCTTCGGCGGGATCGTGCTGGCCTACGACATGACGCCGTCCGACTCGGGCGTCGCACCCCTCGTGGTCGCGCGGGTGCTGCAGGCGGTGCTGCTGGGTGCGGCGACGATCGTCGTCGTGCTCCGGACGGGAGGCCCGGTGTCCGCCCCGACGTCGGCCCGCCCCGACGGGGCTGCCGCCGTCCTCGAGCCTCGGTCGCGTCGCGCATGGGGTCCGCGGCTGCTGGTCACGGTGGCCGTGTGCGGCGTCTTCGACGCGATGGCGAACGTGTTCATCCAGGCGGGACTGCACAGCAGCGACGACCCGGCGACCCTGCCCGTCGTGAGTGTGCTCAACGCGCTCTACCCGATCGGCACGGTGGTGCTGGCCGGGGTGGTGCTGCGGGAACGGTTGACCGCGCAGCAGTGGATCGGCATCGTGCTGGCGTTCGTCGCGTCGGTGGCGCTGGCGCTGGCGTAG
- a CDS encoding CPBP family intramembrane glutamic endopeptidase has product MSVPYQRLPRIDARWRWWRPLVALAFLAGWYLVSQIVIAVAYFVPILRAQGADGLIQLQNDLASGALDPTDPVVLSMSLVSLVVLLPGILLAVKIARIGPAGILSSTRFRVRWAWTAWCLLPTLVIAAFMFWVQGSGMLTLDGGLAWNHDAIGQSTVSLGTLTLTIVLVVLLVPFQGAAEEYIFRGFLMQTIASWIPRRAGTIIAVAISTVVFAVLHIPNGYNVWGILDVGSFGLIAAIIVLRTGGLEATVLQHAFNNIMIFVLQAPGWSRIDLTSSDANGTWQGWLVTLGTSLAFWGMVEFLAWWRGLDRRFAGHEAPRFRGVTPAWAGGVRWTRPGGTGWATTPARADDVAGSDRRADSGTDGAEHGEAR; this is encoded by the coding sequence GTGAGTGTTCCCTACCAGCGCCTGCCCCGGATCGACGCGCGCTGGAGGTGGTGGCGGCCGCTCGTCGCCCTCGCGTTCCTGGCGGGGTGGTACCTCGTGTCGCAGATCGTCATCGCGGTCGCGTACTTCGTTCCGATCCTCCGCGCACAGGGCGCCGACGGCCTGATCCAGTTGCAGAACGACCTGGCGAGCGGTGCGCTCGACCCCACCGACCCGGTCGTGCTCTCGATGTCGCTGGTGTCGCTCGTGGTCCTGCTGCCGGGGATCCTGCTCGCCGTGAAGATCGCGCGGATCGGACCGGCCGGCATCCTGTCGTCGACGCGGTTCCGGGTCCGGTGGGCCTGGACGGCGTGGTGCCTGCTGCCGACGCTCGTCATCGCCGCGTTCATGTTCTGGGTGCAGGGGAGCGGCATGCTCACCCTCGACGGGGGCCTGGCGTGGAACCACGACGCGATCGGCCAGTCGACGGTCTCCCTCGGCACCCTCACCCTGACGATCGTCCTCGTCGTCCTGCTCGTCCCGTTCCAGGGCGCGGCCGAGGAGTACATCTTCCGTGGATTCCTCATGCAGACGATCGCGTCGTGGATCCCGCGTCGCGCCGGCACGATCATCGCCGTGGCGATCTCGACGGTCGTGTTCGCGGTGCTGCACATCCCGAACGGCTACAACGTCTGGGGCATCCTCGACGTCGGCTCGTTCGGCCTGATCGCGGCGATCATCGTCCTCCGGACCGGTGGGCTCGAGGCCACGGTCCTGCAGCACGCGTTCAACAACATCATGATCTTCGTGCTGCAGGCGCCCGGCTGGTCGCGGATCGACCTGACCTCGTCCGACGCGAACGGCACGTGGCAGGGCTGGCTCGTCACGCTGGGCACGTCGCTCGCGTTCTGGGGCATGGTCGAGTTCCTGGCGTGGTGGCGGGGCCTGGACCGCCGGTTCGCCGGGCACGAGGCACCCAGGTTCCGCGGTGTGACCCCGGCCTGGGCGGGCGGGGTGCGATGGACGCGGCCTGGAGGCACGGGCTGGGCGACCACGCCGGCCCGCGCCGACGACGTGGCCGGTTCCGACCGCCGTGCCGACTCCGGCACGGACGGCGCCGAGCACGGCGAGGCGCGCTGA